One Phocaeicola dorei genomic region harbors:
- the tsaB gene encoding tRNA (adenosine(37)-N6)-threonylcarbamoyltransferase complex dimerization subunit type 1 TsaB: MSCILHIETSTEACSVAVSEDGLAVFSKEDLKGPSHAVQLGVFVDEALSFVDSHGMPLDAVAVSCGPGSYTGLRIGVSMAKGICYGRNLPLIGLPTLEVLCVPVLLHHDLPEDALLCPMIDARRMEVYAAVYDRALSVKREIAADIVDEHSYLEFLNEHPVYFFGNGAAKCRGQITHPNAHFIDDIRPLGKWMFPLAEKEMVRQNFKDVAYFEPFYLKEFVASKPKKLL; the protein is encoded by the coding sequence ATGTCGTGTATTTTGCATATTGAAACTTCAACAGAGGCCTGCTCTGTTGCCGTCAGTGAGGATGGATTGGCGGTGTTCTCCAAAGAGGATTTGAAAGGACCTTCACACGCCGTGCAGCTGGGCGTATTTGTAGATGAGGCTTTGTCGTTTGTCGACAGTCATGGTATGCCGTTGGATGCAGTGGCTGTGAGTTGCGGGCCCGGCTCGTACACAGGGTTGCGTATTGGTGTCTCTATGGCGAAGGGTATTTGCTATGGACGTAATTTGCCACTTATCGGTCTGCCGACATTGGAGGTATTGTGTGTGCCGGTGTTGTTACATCACGATTTGCCTGAGGATGCCTTGCTCTGTCCTATGATAGATGCACGTCGCATGGAAGTCTATGCAGCTGTTTATGACCGCGCATTGAGCGTAAAAAGGGAAATAGCTGCCGATATTGTTGATGAGCATTCCTATTTGGAGTTTCTGAATGAACATCCGGTCTATTTTTTTGGTAACGGTGCAGCCAAATGCCGTGGGCAGATTACTCATCCCAATGCTCATTTTATTGATGACATCCGTCCGTTAGGTAAATGGATGTTTCCATTGGCAGAAAAGGAAATGGTAAGACAGAACTTTAAGGATGTGGCTTATTTTGAGCCTTTCTATTTGAAAGAGTTTGTAGCTTCCAAACCCAAAAAGCTTTTGTAA
- the gmk gene encoding guanylate kinase — MATGKLIIFSAPSGSGKSTIINYLLTQNLNLSFSISATSRPPRGKERHGVEYFFLSPEEFKQRIANDEFLEYEEVYENRFYGTLKAQVEKQLEAGQNVIFDVDVVGGCNIKKYYGSRALSVFIQPPSVKELRKRLKGRGTDAPEVIESRIAKAEFELGFADKFDTVIVNDDLEKAKAEALKVIKNFIEK; from the coding sequence ATGGCAACAGGAAAACTTATCATTTTTTCAGCCCCCTCAGGTTCGGGCAAATCAACCATTATCAACTATCTGCTGACACAAAACCTGAACCTGTCTTTCTCTATTTCTGCCACCAGCCGCCCTCCTCGCGGAAAAGAACGGCATGGTGTGGAATATTTCTTCCTATCTCCTGAGGAATTCAAACAACGCATTGCCAATGATGAATTTCTGGAATACGAAGAAGTATACGAAAACCGTTTCTACGGAACCTTGAAAGCACAAGTGGAAAAACAATTGGAAGCCGGACAAAATGTGATTTTTGACGTAGATGTAGTAGGCGGATGTAATATCAAAAAATATTATGGCAGCCGCGCATTGTCTGTTTTCATTCAACCACCCAGTGTAAAAGAACTCCGTAAACGCCTGAAAGGCCGTGGTACTGATGCCCCCGAAGTAATTGAAAGCCGAATCGCAAAAGCAGAATTTGAATTGGGGTTCGCCGATAAATTCGACACCGTGATAGTAAATGACGATTTGGAGAAAGCAAAAGCGGAAGCACTGAAAGTTATTAAAAATTTTATTGAAAAATAA
- a CDS encoding M23 family metallopeptidase, which translates to MKKKGRKAFWHNFKFKYKLTITNENTLEEIVGLHVSKLNGVSVLLSAVTVIFLISATIIVFTPLRNYLPGYMNSEVRAQVVTNALRADSLQQVVTRQNMYIMNIQDIFSGKVKADTVQSIDSLTILRSDSLMERTRQEEEFRKQYEESERYNLTAVDDNNAASGLIFYRPTRGMMSSNFDLENRHYGVDIAANPNESVLATLDGTVILSTYTAETGYVIQIQHGQDFVSVYKHCGSLLKKEGDPVKGGEAIALVGNTGEKTTGPHLHFELWHKGRAIDPSKYIVF; encoded by the coding sequence ATGAAGAAAAAAGGAAGGAAAGCATTTTGGCATAATTTCAAGTTTAAGTATAAACTGACCATTACCAATGAAAATACGTTGGAGGAGATTGTGGGACTACACGTTTCCAAACTCAATGGTGTGTCTGTATTGCTGTCTGCCGTAACGGTAATTTTCCTGATTTCGGCAACTATCATTGTTTTTACTCCTTTACGTAATTATTTGCCGGGATATATGAACAGTGAGGTACGTGCGCAGGTGGTGACCAATGCCTTGCGGGCCGATTCATTGCAACAAGTGGTGACGAGGCAGAATATGTATATCATGAATATTCAGGATATATTTAGCGGGAAAGTAAAAGCTGATACAGTCCAATCTATCGACTCTCTGACCATTCTTCGTTCTGATTCTTTGATGGAACGTACCAGGCAGGAAGAAGAGTTTCGCAAGCAATATGAAGAATCAGAACGATATAATCTGACGGCTGTTGATGATAATAATGCCGCTTCCGGATTGATTTTTTATCGTCCTACACGTGGCATGATGTCTTCTAATTTTGACTTGGAGAACAGGCATTACGGAGTGGATATTGCCGCTAATCCAAATGAAAGTGTGTTGGCAACATTGGATGGAACAGTGATTTTGTCTACTTATACAGCAGAAACCGGTTATGTTATTCAGATACAGCACGGACAGGATTTTGTGTCGGTATATAAACATTGTGGTTCGTTATTAAAGAAAGAAGGCGATCCGGTGAAAGGTGGTGAAGCTATTGCATTGGTAGGAAATACCGGTGAAAAAACTACCGGACCGCATCTGCATTTCGAATTGTGGCACAAGGGACGTGCGATTGATCCCTCAAAATACATTGTATTTTAA
- a CDS encoding YicC/YloC family endoribonuclease, producing the protein MIQSMTGYGKATAIFGEKKINVEIKSLNSKAMDLSTRIAPLYREKEMEIRNMISKSLERGKVDFSLWIEKDVSDTATPINAALVENYYNQIKSISEMTHIPMPEDWFATLLRMPDVLTKADVQELSEEEWEVVRQVVEEAINHLVDFRKQEGTALEKKFNEKIDNIESLLKSIEPYETERVAKIRERITDALEKTISVDYDKNRLEQELIYYIEKLDINEEKQRLSNHLRYFRETMAGGHGQGKKLGFIAQEMGREINTTGSKSNHAEMQNIVVQMKDELEQIKEQVLNVM; encoded by the coding sequence ATGATACAGTCAATGACCGGATACGGTAAAGCAACCGCTATATTCGGAGAAAAAAAAATTAACGTAGAGATCAAGTCTTTAAATAGTAAAGCAATGGACTTGTCTACACGGATCGCTCCTTTATACCGTGAAAAAGAAATGGAAATCCGCAATATGATTTCCAAATCATTGGAACGCGGTAAAGTTGATTTCAGCCTGTGGATAGAGAAAGACGTTTCGGATACAGCCACTCCCATTAACGCCGCCCTTGTAGAAAACTACTACAATCAGATAAAATCTATTTCCGAAATGACCCATATACCAATGCCCGAAGATTGGTTTGCAACCCTTCTACGAATGCCCGACGTACTAACCAAGGCCGATGTACAAGAACTTTCGGAAGAAGAATGGGAGGTAGTCCGCCAGGTAGTGGAAGAGGCTATCAACCATTTGGTAGATTTCCGCAAACAGGAAGGAACCGCTTTGGAAAAGAAATTCAACGAAAAGATTGATAACATCGAGAGTTTGTTAAAGTCCATCGAGCCCTACGAAACAGAACGTGTAGCCAAGATACGTGAACGCATTACAGATGCTTTGGAAAAGACCATCAGTGTGGATTATGATAAAAACCGCTTGGAACAAGAATTGATTTATTACATTGAAAAATTAGATATTAACGAAGAAAAACAACGACTGAGCAATCACTTGAGATATTTCCGTGAAACCATGGCAGGCGGTCATGGGCAAGGGAAAAAACTTGGTTTCATAGCACAGGAGATGGGACGCGAAATCAATACGACCGGCAGCAAATCCAATCATGCCGAGATGCAAAACATCGTAGTGCAGATGAAGGACGAACTGGAACAAATCAAAGAACAGGTATTAAATGTAATGTAA
- the nadD gene encoding nicotinate (nicotinamide) nucleotide adenylyltransferase, protein MEKSKIKTGIFGGSFNPIHIGHLALANYLCEYNGLDEIWFLVSPHNPLKQQTDLWDDNLRLELVKLAIVDYPKFRASDFEFYLPRPSYTIHTLDALHKAYPNREFTLIIGADNWLLFPRWYKAKEILKNHHVMIYPRPNFTIDPTTLPPSVQLADTPLLEISSTFIRQALAEGRDIRYFLHPAVYERLKK, encoded by the coding sequence ATGGAAAAGAGTAAGATAAAGACTGGTATTTTCGGCGGCTCATTCAATCCTATTCACATTGGTCATCTGGCACTTGCTAATTATTTATGTGAATATAATGGATTGGATGAAATATGGTTTCTCGTCTCTCCTCACAATCCATTAAAGCAACAAACGGATTTATGGGATGATAATCTGCGATTGGAACTGGTAAAACTGGCCATTGTGGATTATCCCAAATTCCGAGCTTCCGATTTCGAGTTCTACCTTCCTCGTCCTTCCTATACTATACACACATTGGACGCTTTACACAAAGCCTATCCCAACCGAGAATTTACTCTTATCATTGGGGCGGACAACTGGCTTCTATTCCCCCGTTGGTACAAAGCAAAGGAGATTTTAAAGAATCATCATGTAATGATCTATCCCCGTCCGAATTTCACTATTGATCCAACAACTCTTCCTCCTTCCGTGCAATTAGCAGATACTCCGTTATTGGAAATCAGTTCTACTTTTATCAGACAGGCACTAGCGGAAGGACGAGATATACGATATTTCCTGCATCCGGCAGTATATGAACGGCTAAAAAAATAA
- a CDS encoding DUF3836 domain-containing protein, which translates to MKTTMITKAMMAVLFAMTSVLTLNAVEPVKITNEEVENGRVSAKVVYEQEGTFLTPEYRFEFRYNDKGQIIEKKSMKWNGTTWINYYCMEVTYTDTEAHIDYSLWNKNKKAFIPTQKYVYTLDEAGKFLTWHSYKKDATGWELDGLINNEVLLAKR; encoded by the coding sequence ATGAAAACTACAATGATCACTAAAGCCATGATGGCAGTTCTTTTTGCAATGACAAGTGTATTAACGCTGAATGCAGTCGAGCCTGTGAAGATTACAAATGAAGAGGTGGAAAATGGTCGGGTGTCGGCTAAGGTCGTTTATGAACAAGAGGGTACTTTCCTTACTCCGGAGTATCGTTTTGAGTTCAGATACAACGATAAGGGACAAATTATAGAGAAGAAAAGTATGAAATGGAATGGCACGACTTGGATAAATTATTATTGTATGGAAGTTACGTACACAGACACAGAAGCGCATATTGATTATTCTTTGTGGAACAAGAATAAAAAAGCGTTTATCCCTACGCAGAAATATGTATATACGTTAGATGAAGCTGGGAAGTTTTTGACGTGGCACTCATATAAAAAAGATGCGACAGGCTGGGAGTTGGACGGATTAATAAATAATGAAGTACTGCTGGCAAAGCGTTAA
- the rimM gene encoding ribosome maturation factor RimM (Essential for efficient processing of 16S rRNA), protein MIKKDEVFKIGIFNKPHGVKGEISFTFTDDIFDRVECEYLVCLLDGIFVPFFIEEYRFRSDTTALVKLEGVDTSEKARMFTNVEVYFPKKYVGEEEDSDDIPTWNYFIGFKVEDVNHGELGEIVAVDDSTMNVLFAIEKGGEELLLPAHEEFITKLDKKKRLLTVEVPDGLI, encoded by the coding sequence ATGATTAAAAAAGATGAAGTTTTCAAGATTGGTATATTCAACAAGCCGCATGGAGTAAAAGGAGAAATCTCATTCACTTTTACGGATGATATTTTTGACCGTGTGGAATGTGAGTATTTGGTCTGTTTGTTAGACGGTATCTTCGTGCCTTTCTTTATTGAAGAGTATCGTTTTCGTTCAGATACCACTGCTTTAGTCAAACTGGAAGGGGTGGATACCTCGGAAAAGGCCCGTATGTTTACGAATGTAGAGGTTTATTTCCCGAAGAAATATGTCGGTGAGGAGGAAGATTCGGATGATATACCTACTTGGAACTATTTTATTGGTTTTAAGGTAGAAGATGTGAATCATGGTGAGTTGGGTGAGATTGTGGCGGTGGATGACAGTACGATGAATGTCCTTTTTGCCATTGAGAAAGGTGGTGAGGAACTTTTGCTGCCTGCCCACGAGGAATTTATCACCAAATTGGATAAGAAAAAGCGTTTGCTGACGGTCGAAGTACCTGATGGCTTGATATAA
- a CDS encoding DUF4290 domain-containing protein: MEYNTQQRTLPLPEYGRSVQNMVDHALTIEDRAERQRCANTIINIMGGMFPHLRDVPDFKHKLWDHLAIMADFKLDIDYPYEIVKKESLEVKPDMLPYPHNGIRYRHYGRILENMIKKAVDYPEGEEKKQLISLIANHMKKCFLNWNKDGVEDQKILDDLRDYSKGVINLTPEDLHLNEQQRVYVPRRPQQNNNQRRPQQNNNQRKKY, translated from the coding sequence ATGGAGTATAATACTCAACAACGAACTTTACCCCTTCCTGAATATGGCAGAAGTGTACAGAACATGGTAGATCACGCCTTGACCATCGAGGACAGAGCTGAGCGCCAACGTTGTGCGAACACGATTATCAACATTATGGGCGGTATGTTTCCGCATTTGCGGGATGTGCCCGATTTCAAACATAAATTATGGGATCATTTGGCTATTATGGCCGATTTTAAGCTGGATATTGATTATCCGTATGAAATTGTGAAGAAAGAAAGCCTGGAGGTGAAACCCGATATGTTGCCTTATCCGCATAATGGAATCCGTTACCGTCATTATGGACGTATTTTGGAGAACATGATTAAAAAGGCAGTGGACTATCCGGAAGGTGAGGAGAAAAAGCAGCTGATCAGCCTGATTGCAAACCACATGAAGAAATGCTTCCTGAACTGGAACAAAGACGGGGTGGAGGATCAGAAAATCTTGGATGATCTTCGCGATTACTCTAAGGGAGTGATTAATCTGACCCCTGAAGACTTGCATTTGAATGAGCAGCAACGTGTTTATGTTCCACGCAGGCCACAACAGAATAACAATCAGCGCAGACCGCAACAAAACAACAATCAAAGAAAGAAATATTAA
- a CDS encoding 1-deoxy-D-xylulose-5-phosphate reductoisomerase, translating to MKKQIAILGSTGSIGTQALQVIEEHPDLYEAYALTANNRVDLLIEQARKFMPEAVVIANEEKYLQLKEALSDLPIKVYAGADALSQIVESQPIDIVLASMVGYAGLRPTINAIKAGKAIALANKETLVVAGELINALANQYHTSVLPVDSEHSAIFQCLEINNRLEKVILTASGGPFRTYTMEQLQTVTKAQALKHPNWEMGAKITIDSASMMNKGFEVIEAKWLFGMRPEQIEVVVHPQSVIHSMVQFEDGAVKAQLGMPDMRLPIQYAFSYPERVKSSFERLDFARITDLTFEQPDTKRFRNLALAYEALYRAGNMPCIVNAANEVVVDAFLKDKISFLGMSDVIERTMGKVAYIKEPTYEDYVATDTEARRVALSLLSS from the coding sequence ATGAAAAAACAAATAGCGATATTAGGTTCTACCGGCTCTATCGGTACACAGGCTTTACAGGTAATAGAGGAACATCCTGATTTATATGAGGCCTATGCGCTGACAGCCAATAACAGGGTCGATTTATTGATAGAACAAGCCCGTAAGTTCATGCCCGAGGCGGTAGTGATAGCCAATGAGGAAAAATACCTTCAATTGAAAGAGGCGTTGAGTGATCTGCCTATCAAAGTATATGCAGGAGCGGATGCGCTCTCTCAAATTGTGGAATCACAGCCTATTGACATTGTACTGGCTTCTATGGTAGGTTATGCCGGATTGCGTCCTACTATAAATGCGATAAAGGCAGGTAAAGCTATTGCTTTGGCTAATAAAGAAACGCTGGTTGTGGCCGGAGAGTTGATTAATGCACTGGCAAATCAGTACCATACATCTGTACTTCCCGTGGATTCGGAACATTCGGCTATCTTCCAGTGCCTGGAAATAAATAACCGGTTGGAGAAAGTGATCTTGACAGCTTCAGGAGGGCCGTTTCGTACTTATACTATGGAGCAGTTGCAAACAGTGACCAAAGCACAAGCTTTGAAGCACCCCAATTGGGAGATGGGAGCGAAGATAACCATTGATTCGGCTTCCATGATGAACAAGGGGTTTGAAGTGATTGAGGCTAAATGGTTATTCGGAATGCGTCCGGAGCAAATTGAAGTGGTAGTTCATCCACAATCTGTCATTCATTCTATGGTGCAGTTTGAGGATGGGGCCGTGAAAGCGCAATTGGGCATGCCCGATATGCGTTTGCCTATTCAATATGCTTTTTCGTATCCGGAGCGTGTGAAATCTTCTTTCGAACGGTTGGATTTTGCCCGTATAACAGACCTGACTTTTGAACAGCCTGATACTAAACGTTTTCGTAATTTGGCATTGGCATACGAGGCTTTGTATCGGGCCGGAAATATGCCCTGTATAGTGAATGCAGCTAATGAAGTGGTGGTGGATGCTTTCCTGAAAGACAAAATATCTTTCCTGGGTATGAGTGATGTCATAGAACGGACTATGGGTAAAGTTGCTTATATCAAGGAACCGACTTATGAAGACTATGTGGCTACTGATACTGAGGCACGTCGGGTAGCGTTATCCCTTTTGTCATCTTAA
- the murA gene encoding UDP-N-acetylglucosamine 1-carboxyvinyltransferase: MASFVIEGGHKLHGEIHPQGAKNEVLQILCATLLTSEEVTVTNIPDILDVNNLIQLLRDMGVKVSKTGIDSYTFKADTVDLNYLESDEFLKKCSSLRGSVMLVGPLVARFGKALISKPGGDKIGRRRLDTHFIGIQKLGACFNYDEERSVFSICAKHLEGTYMLLDEASVTGTANIVMASVLAKGKTTIYNAACEPYLQQLCRMLNSMGAKISGIASNLLTIEGVESLHGCTHRVLPDMIEVGSFIGMAAMTGSELTIKNVSHENLGIIPESFRRLGIRVEQRGDDLFIPEQEHYQIESFIDGSIMTIADAPWPGLTPDLLSVVLVVATQAKGSVLIHQKMFESRLFFVDKLIDMGAQIILCDPHRAVVIGHDRNFQLRAGNMTSPDIRAGIALLIAAMSADGTSRIHNIEQIDRGYQNIDQRLNALGARITRI, encoded by the coding sequence ATGGCTTCGTTTGTAATTGAAGGAGGACATAAATTGCACGGCGAAATACACCCGCAAGGTGCTAAAAATGAAGTGTTACAGATCCTTTGTGCCACTCTGTTGACCTCGGAAGAAGTGACAGTGACTAATATTCCGGACATTCTGGATGTGAACAACCTGATTCAGTTGTTACGTGATATGGGCGTCAAGGTATCAAAAACAGGAATTGATTCGTATACATTTAAAGCTGACACTGTGGATTTGAACTACTTGGAGAGTGATGAATTCTTAAAGAAATGTTCCAGTCTGCGTGGATCAGTCATGTTGGTTGGTCCGTTGGTTGCCCGTTTTGGAAAGGCTTTGATTTCAAAGCCGGGCGGTGACAAGATTGGCCGTCGGCGTTTGGACACTCACTTTATCGGTATTCAGAAGTTGGGAGCCTGTTTTAATTATGATGAGGAACGAAGTGTTTTCAGTATTTGCGCAAAGCATTTGGAAGGTACTTATATGTTGCTGGATGAAGCTTCGGTTACCGGTACGGCTAATATTGTGATGGCTTCTGTCCTGGCGAAGGGCAAAACGACCATTTATAACGCAGCTTGTGAACCTTATCTGCAGCAACTTTGTCGTATGTTGAACAGCATGGGGGCGAAGATTTCCGGTATTGCATCTAATTTGCTGACTATTGAAGGAGTGGAAAGTCTGCATGGCTGTACTCATCGGGTGTTGCCTGATATGATTGAAGTAGGTAGTTTTATCGGAATGGCAGCTATGACAGGAAGTGAGCTTACCATTAAGAATGTATCACATGAAAATTTGGGCATTATTCCAGAAAGTTTTCGTCGTTTAGGTATTAGAGTGGAACAGCGGGGGGATGATCTATTTATCCCCGAGCAGGAACATTATCAGATAGAATCGTTTATTGATGGCTCTATTATGACCATAGCAGATGCTCCCTGGCCGGGGTTGACTCCCGACCTGCTCAGTGTGGTACTGGTGGTGGCTACACAGGCGAAAGGCAGTGTACTGATTCATCAGAAAATGTTTGAAAGCCGCCTGTTCTTTGTGGACAAGCTCATAGATATGGGAGCACAGATTATATTATGTGACCCTCATCGTGCCGTTGTAATAGGGCATGACCGTAATTTCCAGCTTCGTGCCGGAAATATGACTTCACCCGATATTCGTGCCGGTATCGCTTTGCTGATAGCGGCAATGAGTGCCGACGGTACCAGTCGCATACACAATATAGAGCAGATAGACCGGGGATATCAGAATATAGACCAGCGTTTGAATGCGCTTGGCGCACGTATTACTAGAATTTAG
- a CDS encoding metallophosphoesterase, with the protein MKKQFLFLLLAVIFLSSCATATLSEFPGVGRVKQYDFYSYDIPPAFDGFRIGFASDFHYESRFKRSELNSAVRALKSMHADVLLLGGDYRSKKGGNLDTLFTALSRVYTPYGTFAVMGNHDYGYCYSEVVEAMQKNHVRLMEHKSYKLMKDGQHIIVSGVRNPFDLKRNGDSPSQHFPADDFIILLTHTPDYAEDTDVSNANLVLAGYTHGGQVSLFKKYSPVKHSIYGNRFLTGWKENSKGTPIIITNGLGTSRVDVRLFTPSEVVLVVLHRVEKQKE; encoded by the coding sequence ATGAAGAAACAGTTTCTTTTTTTACTTTTAGCGGTTATTTTTTTGTCTTCTTGCGCCACAGCTACTTTGTCCGAGTTTCCGGGAGTAGGACGTGTGAAGCAATATGATTTTTATAGTTATGATATTCCACCCGCTTTTGATGGTTTTCGGATAGGATTTGCTTCGGATTTTCATTATGAGAGTCGTTTTAAGAGGAGTGAATTGAACAGTGCGGTACGAGCATTAAAATCAATGCATGCCGATGTTCTGTTGTTGGGTGGAGATTATCGTAGCAAGAAAGGTGGAAATCTAGACACTTTGTTCACCGCCTTGAGCAGAGTTTATACACCTTACGGAACATTTGCTGTGATGGGGAATCATGATTATGGTTATTGTTATTCCGAAGTGGTGGAGGCCATGCAAAAGAATCATGTGCGGTTGATGGAACATAAAAGCTATAAGTTGATGAAAGATGGTCAGCATATTATAGTAAGCGGTGTACGCAATCCGTTTGATTTAAAAAGGAATGGTGACTCTCCATCCCAGCATTTTCCAGCGGATGATTTTATTATATTGCTCACGCATACTCCCGACTATGCAGAAGATACAGATGTATCGAATGCCAATTTGGTGTTAGCGGGGTATACTCATGGCGGGCAGGTGAGCTTGTTTAAAAAATATTCTCCGGTAAAGCACTCCATTTATGGAAACCGTTTTCTGACTGGTTGGAAAGAGAATAGTAAAGGTACTCCGATTATTATTACCAATGGATTGGGTACTTCGCGCGTTGACGTCCGCTTATTTACTCCCAGCGAAGTTGTTCTGGTAGTCTTGCATCGTGTTGAAAAGCAGAAAGAATAG
- the rseP gene encoding RIP metalloprotease RseP, with product METFLIRALQLIMSLSLLVIIHEGGHFLFSRLFKVRVEKFYIFFDPWFSLFKFKPKNSDTEYGIGWVPLGGYVKISGMIDESMDTEQMKQPAKPWEFRSKPAWQRLLIMVGGVLMNFLLAIFIYSMILFHWGDSFVSLQDMTHGMKFNERAREIGFRDGDILLRADEKPLERFGMDMLRDIAEARTVTVSRDGKETEVYMPEISLLDIAKDDPMFVTALVPNVVDSVIPGGGLDKAGIQKGDSLIAVNGEMLNSWNALVEKLDNMQADAETTGDKGVAMQMVYSRGGLRDTVTVHTDSLFRVGATFLSLADYKETTREYGFFESFPAGVQLGVNTLKGYVNDMKYVFTKEGAKSVGGFGTIGSIFPKVWDWHRFWEMTAFLSIILAFMNILPIPALDGGHVLFLLYEIIARRKPSDKFMEYAQMVGMFLLFALLIWANFNDIMRFLF from the coding sequence ATGGAAACATTTTTGATTCGTGCCCTTCAATTGATAATGAGCCTTTCATTATTGGTCATTATTCATGAGGGAGGACATTTTCTTTTTTCACGTCTTTTTAAAGTAAGAGTAGAGAAGTTCTACATATTTTTTGATCCGTGGTTTTCTTTGTTCAAATTCAAACCGAAGAACAGTGATACGGAATATGGTATTGGCTGGGTGCCTTTGGGGGGATATGTGAAAATTTCGGGTATGATAGACGAGTCTATGGATACCGAGCAGATGAAACAGCCTGCTAAACCATGGGAATTTCGTTCAAAACCGGCTTGGCAGCGTCTGCTTATCATGGTGGGTGGTGTCTTGATGAATTTCTTGCTGGCTATCTTCATCTATTCCATGATTTTATTCCATTGGGGAGATTCTTTTGTGTCGCTGCAAGACATGACTCATGGTATGAAATTTAATGAGCGTGCTCGGGAAATAGGCTTCCGTGACGGTGATATTCTCCTTCGCGCAGATGAAAAACCATTGGAGCGTTTCGGGATGGATATGCTTCGTGATATTGCTGAGGCACGTACAGTGACTGTATCGCGCGATGGAAAGGAAACCGAAGTATATATGCCTGAGATCAGCTTGTTGGATATAGCAAAGGATGATCCGATGTTTGTTACGGCGTTAGTTCCTAATGTTGTTGACTCGGTGATACCGGGCGGTGGCTTGGATAAGGCCGGTATACAGAAGGGAGATAGTTTGATTGCGGTCAACGGTGAAATGTTGAACTCATGGAATGCATTGGTGGAAAAACTAGATAATATGCAGGCTGATGCGGAAACTACCGGAGATAAAGGAGTTGCTATGCAAATGGTTTATTCTCGTGGAGGATTGCGTGATACGGTTACCGTGCATACGGACTCACTGTTTAGAGTGGGGGCAACATTTCTTTCATTGGCCGATTATAAAGAAACTACCCGTGAATATGGATTCTTTGAATCTTTTCCTGCAGGGGTACAATTAGGAGTAAATACATTAAAAGGATATGTGAACGATATGAAATATGTGTTCACCAAAGAAGGAGCCAAGAGTGTAGGTGGTTTTGGAACGATAGGAAGTATTTTTCCGAAAGTATGGGATTGGCATCGTTTTTGGGAAATGACTGCTTTTCTGTCAATCATCCTTGCGTTTATGAATATTCTGCCTATTCCGGCATTGGATGGCGGACATGTATTATTCCTGCTTTATGAAATCATTGCCCGTCGTAAGCCGAGTGACAAATTTATGGAATATGCGCAGATGGTAGGTATGTTTCTATTGTTTGCCTTGCTCATTTGGGCGAACTTTAATGATATCATGCGATTCTTGTTCTAA